One segment of Nostoc piscinale CENA21 DNA contains the following:
- the rpsG gene encoding 30S ribosomal protein S7 — MSRRGVVQRRPVPPDSVYNSRLVSMMIRRIMRHGKKSLAARIVYDALKTIEERTGNAAIETFERAVRNATPLVEVKARRVGGATYQVPMEVRSERGTTLALRWLVQFSRSRPGRTMAGKLANELMDAANETGNAIRKREETHRMAEANKAFAHYRY; from the coding sequence ATGTCTCGTCGTGGTGTAGTTCAAAGGCGGCCAGTTCCGCCTGACTCCGTTTACAATAGTCGGCTGGTGAGCATGATGATTCGCCGGATCATGCGTCATGGCAAGAAATCACTAGCAGCACGCATTGTCTATGATGCACTCAAAACAATTGAAGAACGCACAGGTAATGCTGCAATAGAAACCTTTGAAAGAGCTGTGCGTAACGCCACACCATTGGTAGAAGTCAAAGCTCGTCGTGTGGGTGGTGCAACCTACCAAGTACCAATGGAAGTACGTTCAGAACGTGGTACTACCCTAGCACTGCGTTGGTTAGTACAATTTTCTCGCTCCAGACCAGGACGCACAATGGCTGGCAAATTAGCTAATGAGTTAATGGATGCAGCCAATGAAACAGGTAACGCAATCCGTAAGCGTGAAGAAACGCATCGGATGGCCGAAGCTAACAAAGCCTTTGCACACTATCGTTATTAA
- the rpsL gene encoding 30S ribosomal protein S12 — protein MPTIQQLIRSEREKARQKTKSPALKQCPQRRGVCTRVYTTTPKKPNSALRKVARVRLTSGFEVTAYIPGIGHNLQEHSVVMIRGGRVKDLPGVRYHIIRGTLDTAGVKDRKQGRSKYGTKRPKEAAKK, from the coding sequence ATGCCAACCATACAGCAACTAATACGTAGCGAACGCGAAAAAGCGCGTCAGAAAACCAAGTCTCCAGCTCTCAAGCAATGCCCGCAACGCCGGGGTGTTTGTACAAGAGTCTACACAACCACACCTAAAAAGCCTAACTCAGCTCTCCGTAAGGTAGCAAGGGTAAGACTAACATCTGGATTTGAGGTAACAGCCTACATTCCAGGGATTGGTCACAACTTACAAGAACACTCAGTAGTCATGATTCGTGGCGGCCGGGTTAAAGACTTACCGGGCGTAAGATACCATATCATTCGTGGCACATTAGATACAGCAGGTGTAAAAGACCGCAAACAAGGTCGTTCCAAGTATGGAACTAAACGCCCGAAAGAAGCCGCTAAAAAATAA
- the rpsJ gene encoding 30S ribosomal protein S10 codes for MATLQQQKIRIRLKAFDRRLLDTSCEKIVDTANRTNATAIGPIPLPTKRKIYCVLRSPHVDKDSREHFETRTHRRIIDIYQPSSKTIDALMKLDLPSGVDIEVKL; via the coding sequence ATGGCAACTCTACAACAGCAGAAAATTAGAATTCGTTTAAAAGCTTTTGACCGTCGATTATTGGATACATCTTGCGAGAAGATTGTAGATACAGCTAACCGGACTAACGCAACAGCCATAGGCCCAATTCCCTTACCTACAAAACGGAAAATTTATTGCGTACTGCGTTCTCCTCACGTAGATAAAGATTCACGGGAACATTTTGAAACCCGTACTCACCGCAGAATTATTGATATCTACCAGCCTTCTTCTAAAACTATTGATGCTTTAATGAAGTTGGATTTGCCATCTGGTGTTGATATTGAAGTTAAACTGTAA
- the fusA gene encoding elongation factor G, with translation MARTNPLEKVRNIGIAAHIDAGKTTTTERILFYSGIIHKIGEVHEGTAVTDWMDQERERGITITAAAISTSWKDHQINIIDTPGHVDFTIEVERSMRVLDGVIAVFCSVGGVQPQSETVWRQADRYKVPRIAFINKMDRTGANFYRVHEQMRDRLRANAIAIQLPIGSENEFQGIVDLVRKRAYIYTNDQGTDIQETDIPADMQEQAEEYYTKLVEAVAETDDDLMTKYFEGEALTEDEIRAALRKGTIAGTIVPVLCGSAFKNKGVQLMLDAVVDYLPAPIDVPAIQGTVPNGDTVERRADDNEPLAALAFKIMADPYGRLTFVRVYSGVLKKGSYVLNATKNKKERISRLVVLKADERLDVEELRAGDLGAALGLKDTLTGDTLCDEGAPVILESLFIPEPVISVAVEPKTKNDMDKLSKALQSLSEEDPTFRVSVDPETNQTVIAGMGELHLEILVDRMLREFKVEANVGAPQVAYRETIRKAVNRIEGKFIRQSGGKGQYGHVVIDLEPGEPGSGFEFVSKIVGGVVPKEYINPAEQGMKESCESGVLAGYPLIDVKATLVDGSYHDVDSSEMAFKIAGSMAMKEAVMKASPVLLEPMMKVEVEVPEDFIGNVIGDLISRRGHIEGQSTEQGLAKVTSKVPLATMFGYATDIRSKTQGRGIFSMEFSHYEEVPRSVAETIIAKSKGNA, from the coding sequence GTGGCACGTACAAACCCGCTAGAGAAAGTACGCAATATCGGTATTGCGGCGCACATAGATGCGGGCAAAACAACAACAACAGAGAGAATATTATTTTACTCTGGGATAATTCATAAAATTGGTGAAGTTCACGAAGGAACTGCTGTAACTGACTGGATGGATCAAGAGCGGGAGCGGGGAATTACCATCACCGCAGCGGCGATCAGTACCAGTTGGAAAGATCATCAAATTAACATTATCGATACTCCAGGCCACGTAGACTTCACAATTGAAGTAGAACGCTCCATGCGGGTATTAGATGGAGTAATAGCAGTATTTTGTTCTGTGGGTGGTGTTCAACCCCAATCAGAGACAGTGTGGCGGCAAGCAGACCGTTACAAAGTGCCTCGAATTGCCTTTATTAACAAAATGGATCGCACAGGTGCGAACTTCTACAGAGTTCATGAGCAAATGCGCGATCGCCTGCGGGCTAATGCCATCGCTATTCAACTGCCCATTGGTAGCGAAAACGAATTCCAAGGAATTGTGGACTTGGTACGTAAACGTGCATATATTTACACCAACGACCAAGGCACGGATATCCAAGAAACAGATATCCCCGCCGATATGCAAGAGCAAGCCGAAGAGTACTACACCAAGTTAGTAGAAGCAGTTGCTGAAACTGATGATGACTTGATGACCAAGTACTTCGAGGGTGAAGCACTCACAGAAGACGAAATTCGTGCAGCTCTGCGTAAAGGTACAATTGCTGGTACTATCGTGCCAGTACTTTGCGGCTCCGCCTTCAAAAACAAAGGTGTGCAGTTGATGCTGGATGCTGTAGTTGATTACCTGCCAGCACCCATTGATGTTCCAGCTATTCAAGGTACAGTACCCAATGGCGACACTGTTGAACGCCGTGCTGATGACAACGAACCTCTAGCAGCTCTCGCCTTCAAAATTATGGCCGACCCTTATGGTCGCCTCACCTTCGTACGTGTATACTCTGGTGTACTGAAAAAAGGTAGCTACGTCCTCAACGCCACCAAGAATAAGAAAGAGCGGATTTCCCGTCTCGTAGTTTTGAAAGCAGACGAAAGACTTGACGTTGAAGAACTACGAGCAGGTGATTTAGGTGCAGCTTTGGGATTAAAAGACACCTTAACAGGTGACACCCTTTGTGATGAAGGCGCACCAGTAATTCTAGAATCCCTGTTTATTCCTGAGCCTGTAATCTCGGTAGCGGTTGAACCCAAAACCAAAAATGACATGGATAAATTATCCAAGGCTCTGCAATCTCTTTCGGAAGAAGACCCGACATTCCGTGTCAGTGTTGACCCAGAAACTAACCAAACAGTGATTGCAGGGATGGGAGAATTACACCTAGAAATCCTTGTTGACCGGATGTTACGTGAATTTAAAGTGGAAGCTAACGTCGGTGCGCCGCAAGTAGCTTACCGCGAAACAATTCGTAAAGCAGTCAACAGAATTGAAGGTAAATTCATCCGTCAAAGCGGTGGTAAGGGTCAGTACGGTCACGTCGTCATCGACTTGGAACCAGGTGAACCTGGTAGCGGTTTTGAATTCGTTTCTAAAATTGTGGGTGGTGTTGTACCTAAAGAGTACATTAACCCCGCAGAACAAGGCATGAAAGAAAGCTGTGAATCTGGTGTTTTAGCTGGATATCCACTTATAGATGTCAAAGCGACACTCGTCGATGGGTCATACCATGATGTAGACTCTTCGGAAATGGCTTTCAAGATTGCTGGTTCAATGGCAATGAAAGAAGCCGTAATGAAGGCTTCACCTGTTCTCTTAGAACCTATGATGAAAGTTGAGGTAGAAGTTCCTGAAGACTTTATCGGGAACGTTATTGGAGACCTCATCTCCCGTCGGGGACACATTGAAGGACAAAGCACTGAACAGGGACTCGCTAAGGTCACATCGAAAGTACCATTGGCGACTATGTTTGGCTACGCCACTGATATCCGGTCGAAAACCCAAGGGCGGGGTATCTTTTCTATGGAGTTTAGCCACTATGAGGAAGTGCCTCGTAGCGTGGCTGAAACTATCATTGCAAAAAGCAAAGGGAACGCTTAA
- a CDS encoding LON peptidase substrate-binding domain-containing protein: MTSSSRIAVRELPLFPLPEVVLFPTRPLPLHIFEFRYRIMMNTILESDRRFGVVMVDPVKGTIANVGCCAEIIHYQRLPDDRMKMLTLGQQRFRVLEYVREKPYRVGLVQWIEDEPPSKDLRPLGAEVEQLLKDVVRLSAKLTEQNIELPEELPDLPIELSYWVASNLYGVAAEQQSLLEMQDTAARLEREAEILTSTRNHLAARSVLKDTFNQKS, from the coding sequence ATGACATCTTCATCTAGAATTGCTGTTCGTGAACTACCTCTGTTCCCGTTACCCGAAGTAGTTCTTTTTCCTACCAGACCATTACCATTACACATCTTTGAGTTTCGCTACCGAATCATGATGAACACGATTTTGGAGAGCGATCGCAGGTTCGGTGTAGTCATGGTCGATCCAGTAAAAGGTACAATTGCCAATGTGGGCTGTTGTGCAGAAATTATCCATTACCAGCGCCTACCAGACGACCGGATGAAAATGCTGACTTTAGGACAGCAACGGTTTCGTGTCTTAGAATATGTGCGAGAAAAGCCTTATCGTGTCGGTTTGGTACAATGGATAGAAGATGAACCACCTAGCAAAGATTTGCGTCCTTTGGGAGCAGAAGTTGAACAACTGCTAAAAGATGTAGTACGCCTCTCGGCTAAGTTAACAGAACAAAACATTGAACTGCCAGAAGAATTACCAGACTTGCCAATAGAGCTATCTTACTGGGTAGCCAGTAACCTCTATGGGGTTGCAGCCGAACAACAATCATTGTTAGAAATGCAAGATACAGCCGCTCGTTTAGAACGAGAAGCAGAAATTTTAACTTCTACCCGTAATCATTTAGCAGCTCGCTCAGTGCTGAAAGATACTTTTAATCAGAAGTCCTAA
- a CDS encoding DUF1997 domain-containing protein — MPTRFTASQSVKIPVPQQPIPIQHYLRQPQRLVNALVDNSRVQQLSEEVFRLKMRPLSFMTLSIQPTVDMRVWAESNSVIYLRSVGCEILGFEYINQRFSLNLKGYLSPHQSTSGTRLEGKADLEVQVELPPPFSLTPKPILEATGNGLLKSVLVTVKQRLLHQLLIDYRHWVTSQMAEKGLEDNSGDLPILNLE, encoded by the coding sequence ATGCCTACAAGATTTACTGCTTCTCAATCGGTAAAAATTCCTGTACCGCAACAGCCTATCCCTATTCAACATTACTTGCGGCAGCCTCAAAGATTGGTGAATGCTTTAGTTGATAACAGTCGTGTCCAACAGCTTTCTGAGGAAGTATTTCGGCTAAAAATGCGTCCTCTATCTTTTATGACATTAAGTATTCAACCAACTGTAGATATGAGGGTTTGGGCAGAATCAAATAGTGTAATTTATTTACGTTCAGTAGGTTGTGAAATCCTCGGTTTTGAGTATATTAACCAACGTTTTAGCCTCAATTTAAAAGGTTATTTATCACCCCATCAATCTACTAGTGGTACTCGTCTAGAAGGAAAAGCTGATTTAGAAGTACAAGTAGAACTACCTCCACCATTTTCTCTGACCCCAAAGCCAATTTTAGAAGCTACTGGCAATGGTTTACTTAAGAGTGTGCTAGTTACAGTTAAGCAAAGATTGTTGCATCAGCTACTCATAGATTATCGTCATTGGGTAACATCGCAAATGGCAGAAAAAGGACTAGAAGATAATAGTGGCGATTTACCAATTTTGAATTTAGAATAA
- a CDS encoding ribonuclease HII, translating into MVEIQQTAVNSLPNLGKPEWLEFSSTLAGMSGLIAGIDEVGRGALFGPVVAAAVILPADAFAQLIAAGIKDSKKLSSSKRAKLSAQICESATDWRIGFAATAEIDQINILQATLLAMKRAVLKLKVQPVICLVDGNQAMKDLHIPQQTIVKGDERSLSIAAASIVAKVWRDELILRLAAKYPQYDLAKNKGYGSPKHLQALREYGASSLHRKSFSPCQIQQ; encoded by the coding sequence ATGGTAGAGATTCAACAAACTGCTGTTAATTCCCTACCAAATTTAGGTAAACCAGAATGGCTAGAGTTTTCGTCCACTTTAGCGGGGATGTCTGGCTTAATTGCTGGCATCGATGAAGTTGGGCGTGGCGCTTTATTTGGCCCTGTAGTTGCAGCAGCCGTCATTCTCCCAGCAGATGCTTTCGCCCAATTGATTGCAGCTGGTATTAAAGATAGTAAAAAGCTTTCCAGTTCTAAAAGGGCGAAATTATCCGCACAAATTTGTGAATCAGCAACAGACTGGAGAATCGGTTTTGCTGCAACTGCGGAAATTGATCAAATAAATATTTTGCAGGCGACACTGTTAGCCATGAAACGGGCTGTACTCAAACTAAAAGTACAGCCTGTAATTTGCTTGGTTGATGGTAATCAAGCAATGAAAGATTTGCACATACCCCAACAAACAATAGTCAAAGGAGATGAGCGATCGCTTTCTATCGCAGCTGCTAGTATTGTGGCTAAAGTCTGGCGTGACGAGTTGATATTACGTTTAGCAGCAAAATATCCGCAGTATGACTTGGCAAAGAATAAAGGATACGGTAGCCCAAAACATTTACAAGCATTGCGAGAATACGGCGCTTCATCTTTGCATCGTAAATCTTTCAGCCCTTGCCAAATTCAGCAGTGA
- a CDS encoding HesB/IscA family protein produces MIQLSQAAKIEIERLKSKQKLYTLVRLAVKPGGCSDLFYDISFAEVAQAGDRTFEISGLQVLIDNQSLQYINELVLDYSEDLMGGGFRFYNPQAVATCSCGNSFAINQESIVNGQ; encoded by the coding sequence ATGATTCAACTGAGTCAAGCTGCTAAAATTGAAATTGAGCGGTTAAAATCCAAGCAAAAACTCTATACCTTGGTGAGATTAGCTGTTAAACCAGGGGGATGCTCAGATTTATTCTACGATATATCGTTTGCGGAGGTTGCCCAAGCGGGCGATCGCACCTTTGAAATTAGTGGTCTGCAAGTTCTGATCGACAATCAAAGTTTACAATACATCAATGAGTTAGTATTAGATTATTCCGAAGATTTGATGGGTGGAGGCTTTCGCTTCTACAACCCTCAAGCGGTTGCAACCTGTAGCTGTGGCAATTCGTTTGCGATTAATCAAGAGTCCATAGTCAACGGTCAATAG
- a CDS encoding phosphomannose isomerase type II C-terminal cupin domain: MAQYQETAPAKTLPLPAAIANRSVAATELRPWGSFTILEEGRGYKIKRIEVKPGHRLSLQMHHHRSEHWIVVSGTARVTCGDQEVLLGNNQSTYVPQCTSHRLENPGVIPLVLIEVQNGEYLGEDDIIRYQDDYARTEN, from the coding sequence ATGGCTCAATATCAAGAAACCGCGCCTGCTAAGACTCTACCACTGCCTGCGGCGATCGCTAATCGAAGTGTTGCTGCAACCGAGTTGCGCCCTTGGGGTTCTTTTACTATTTTGGAAGAAGGACGTGGATATAAAATCAAGCGCATCGAAGTTAAACCCGGACATCGCCTCAGCTTGCAAATGCACCACCATCGCAGCGAACACTGGATTGTTGTCTCTGGCACCGCCAGAGTAACTTGTGGCGACCAAGAAGTACTATTGGGTAATAATCAATCCACATACGTACCTCAATGCACATCCCATCGTTTAGAAAATCCTGGAGTGATTCCTTTAGTTTTAATTGAGGTACAAAATGGCGAATATTTGGGTGAAGATGACATTATTCGCTACCAGGACGATTATGCTCGGACAGAAAATTAA
- the tuf gene encoding elongation factor Tu, protein MARAKFERNKPHVNIGTVGHVDHGKTTLTAAITMTLAALGKAEAKAYDQIDNAPEEKARGITINTAHVEYETDKRHYAHVDCPGHADYVKNMITGAAQMDGAILVVAATDGPMPQTREHILLARQVGVPKLVVFLNKEDMVDDEELLELVELEVRELLSSYEFDGDNIPVIRGSGLKALEKMTSAPKTQRGEDPWVDKIYELMDAVDSYIPDPERDIDKPFLMAVEDVFTITGRGTVATGRIERGKVKVNDTVELVGLRDTRTTTVTGIEMFKKSLDEGLAGDNAGVLLRGLKKEDVERGMVIAKPGSITPHTQFEGEVYVLTDKEGGRKTPFFAGYRPQFYVRTTDVTGTIKAFTSDDGKDVEMVMPGDRIKVTVELINAIAIEQGMRFAIREGGRTIGAGVVSKIVK, encoded by the coding sequence ATGGCACGCGCAAAGTTTGAAAGAAATAAACCCCACGTTAACATCGGTACTGTTGGCCACGTTGACCACGGTAAAACCACTTTAACAGCAGCTATTACCATGACCTTGGCTGCTTTGGGTAAAGCTGAAGCTAAAGCTTACGACCAAATCGACAACGCACCCGAAGAAAAAGCACGGGGTATTACAATTAATACCGCTCACGTTGAGTATGAAACCGACAAACGTCACTATGCTCACGTAGACTGTCCTGGACACGCTGACTATGTGAAAAACATGATCACTGGTGCAGCACAAATGGACGGAGCCATCCTAGTGGTAGCTGCTACTGATGGCCCTATGCCTCAAACTCGTGAACATATTCTGTTAGCTCGTCAGGTAGGGGTTCCTAAACTAGTTGTCTTCTTGAACAAAGAAGACATGGTAGACGACGAAGAATTGCTAGAGTTGGTCGAACTAGAAGTTCGGGAACTACTATCTAGCTATGAGTTTGATGGTGATAATATCCCTGTGATTAGAGGTTCGGGTCTGAAAGCTCTGGAAAAAATGACCTCTGCACCCAAAACCCAACGTGGTGAAGATCCCTGGGTAGATAAAATCTACGAATTGATGGATGCGGTAGATTCTTACATCCCTGACCCAGAGCGCGACATTGACAAACCCTTCTTGATGGCGGTAGAAGACGTATTTACCATCACAGGTCGTGGTACAGTTGCTACCGGACGGATCGAACGCGGTAAAGTTAAGGTGAACGATACTGTAGAATTAGTGGGTCTGAGAGACACTCGCACCACCACCGTCACCGGGATTGAAATGTTCAAGAAGAGCCTTGATGAAGGTTTGGCAGGGGACAACGCTGGTGTGCTGCTGCGTGGTCTGAAAAAAGAAGACGTAGAGCGTGGTATGGTAATTGCCAAACCAGGTTCGATTACACCTCACACTCAATTTGAAGGTGAAGTTTACGTCCTCACAGACAAAGAAGGTGGTCGGAAAACACCCTTTTTCGCTGGCTACCGTCCTCAGTTCTATGTGCGGACAACTGATGTAACTGGCACCATTAAAGCTTTTACCTCTGATGACGGCAAAGACGTAGAAATGGTAATGCCTGGCGATCGCATCAAAGTGACTGTAGAATTGATCAACGCGATCGCAATTGAGCAAGGTATGCGTTTTGCGATTCGTGAAGGTGGCCGCACCATCGGTGCTGGTGTTGTCTCCAAAATCGTCAAGTAG
- the pheA gene encoding prephenate dehydratase encodes MSLSIAHLGPPGTYAEQAAVLYVNWLTKTTGTEATLCPYPSIAQSLQAVAAGKTQLAVVPVENSIEGSVTMTMDALWQLDSLQIQLALVMPIVHSLISGASGLDTIEKVYSHPQALAQCQNWLGQSLPNVQIIPNNSTTEALQLLKQDLTAAAIASSRAAQLYNLPILAQGINDYPENCTRFWVVSQNNAKFEYHINNLNPTYSSLAFSLPANIPGALIKPLQAFAELGINLSRIESRPTKRSLGEYVFFLDLETDIQQPKMQSALADLIEYIEILKIFGTYGVLSVNTLES; translated from the coding sequence ATGTCTTTATCTATTGCTCATTTAGGCCCACCAGGTACTTATGCAGAACAAGCAGCAGTTTTATATGTCAACTGGCTAACCAAAACAACAGGAACTGAAGCTACTTTATGCCCATATCCCAGCATAGCGCAGTCACTCCAAGCTGTGGCAGCAGGCAAAACCCAGTTAGCAGTTGTGCCAGTAGAAAATTCCATTGAAGGTAGTGTGACTATGACAATGGATGCACTATGGCAATTGGATAGTTTGCAAATTCAATTGGCTTTAGTGATGCCCATTGTTCATAGCTTGATTTCTGGCGCTTCTGGTTTAGATACAATTGAAAAGGTTTATTCCCATCCCCAAGCTTTAGCCCAATGTCAAAATTGGTTGGGTCAATCTCTGCCAAATGTACAAATTATACCGAATAATTCCACAACAGAAGCTCTACAATTATTAAAGCAAGATTTAACAGCAGCTGCGATCGCCTCTTCTAGAGCAGCCCAACTTTATAATTTGCCAATTCTCGCCCAAGGCATTAATGACTATCCCGAAAACTGTACTCGCTTTTGGGTAGTGAGTCAAAATAACGCCAAATTTGAATATCACATCAATAATTTAAATCCTACTTATAGCTCTCTAGCTTTTAGCTTACCTGCAAATATACCTGGTGCATTAATTAAACCTCTACAAGCATTTGCTGAACTAGGAATTAATCTCAGCAGAATTGAATCTCGTCCTACCAAGCGTTCTTTAGGAGAATATGTATTTTTTCTTGACCTAGAAACAGATATTCAACAACCAAAAATGCAGTCTGCTCTAGCCGATTTAATAGAATATATAGAAATATTGAAGATTTTTGGTACTTATGGTGTGTTGTCGGTTAACACTCTTGAATCATAA